One Mycolicibacterium goodii genomic region harbors:
- a CDS encoding WhiB family transcriptional regulator gives MSLVPDSFDVVPESEDDQWQERALCAQTDPEAFFPEKGGSTREAKRICQGCEVRDACLEYALAHDERFGIWGGLSERERRRLKRGII, from the coding sequence CTGAGTCTGGTGCCAGATTCGTTTGATGTTGTTCCGGAATCCGAAGACGACCAATGGCAGGAGCGCGCCCTGTGCGCGCAAACCGACCCGGAGGCGTTCTTCCCGGAGAAGGGTGGGTCTACCCGAGAGGCCAAGCGCATCTGCCAGGGGTGCGAGGTTCGTGACGCGTGCCTGGAATACGCGCTCGCCCATGATGAGCGCTTCGGCATTTGGGGCGGTCTGTCCGAGCGCGAGCGCCGGCGCCTCAAGCGCGGCATCATCTAG